The genomic DNA TTTCAAGGATGAGTTCTGGATTCTCGCCAATTGCCGGAAACGGGTTTTCTGGAAGGACCGATGTTGTTCGGGCTTTGTTTAGTATATGGGAACCGCTGCAAGCAGCGTTTTCTAAAGACGGTGCTACTGTGCAGATAGATCACAGTGGAGCCATTTTCGACCGAGCAGCCATCTCGCTGGAGGGCTTCGCGAGACCATTGTGGGGAATTGTGCCCTATGTTATGGGAGGTGGCGAGTTCGATAACTGGGATCTGTTCAACAGAGGATTGAGTAATGGAACCGATCCTGATCACCCTGAATACTGGGGTGATATTACGGATATAGATCAGCGTCAAGTCGAGCTGGCAGCAATTGGATTTGCTTTGGCAGTGGTACCAGAACACTTTTGGGAACCTTTGACGGAGGAAGCAAAGAAGAATGTGATCAGGTACTTGTTGATGGGACGAGAACATGATTTGCCTGAATGCAATTGGCACTTTTTCCGAGTATTGATGGATTTGGGATTGAACAGGGCTGGTGCTGTGTATGACCAGGCAAAACTCAGTAATGAGAGTTTTGACAAAATCGATAGATATTATATCGAGGATGGATGGTACCGAGATGGTGATCCTAAAGGCGAATTGTATAGAATGGACTACTATAACCCATTTGCTATGCATTTGTATGGACTATTATATTCTGCTTTACAGCCCAATGATACAGAAAGAGTTGAGAAATATAGAAGTCGGGCTAGAGAGTTTACTAAGGAATTCGTTAATTTCTTTGCTGATGACGGGTCAAGTGTTCCATACGGTCGCAGTCTTACTTATCGGTTTGCCTGTGGCAGTTTCTGGGGAGCATTGGCGTTTGCAGATGAAGAGGCTCTGCCATGGGGAGTGATCAAGGGTTTATACTTGCGTCATCTCCGATGGTGGTCTCAACAGCCAATTTCATCTCTCAACTCGAACATTCTTTCAGTTGGATATTGTTACCCAAACACTTTTTTCTCAGAAGGTTATAACTCGGCATGCTCTCCGTATTGGGCCATGAAAGCGTTCCTCCCATTGGCATTACCAGAATCACATCCATTCTGGTCCAGTAAAGAAGTTGATTTAGATCATGTCAAGGTACCATTTGTATCGTCAGTTCCGggatttgttttctctCATAACCCGAAAAACACTGTTATGTTGGTGTCGGGTCCGGAAAGAAAGGATATGAGGTTTGTCACCGAAAAGTACAACAAATTTGCCTATTCGTCGAGATACGGATTCAGCATCGAGGCTGACTATGAACGGTTCTACGCGGGTGTCTTTGACAACATGCTAGCTTTTTCTGACGACGGCGCCCATTTCCGAGTCAGAGAGAGATGTGCTGTTGCCAAAGTCTCCGGTACAATCTTGTATTCGCTCTGGAACCCCTGGAGTGATGTCAAAGTGGAAACATGGCTGATTCCATGTGGACCATGGCATACTCGTGTTCACAAAATTGTTTCTCCCAGAAAACTGTCCACTATTGAAGGAGGATTTTGCGTGCCGCTGGCGGATTTCAATAAAGATCTCCGAttccaaaaagaaaactaCGCTCTTGTGCAAGCCGAAGAGGACATCAGCTGCATCACTGAACTTTCTGATACCAAAAGAACAGGGCGTGTTCACAAACCAGAGGGAAATACCAATTTGATGTTCTCACGGACCCTCGTTCCTCAGCTACTGGCCGATATAGAACCCAACAAGGAACACATCTTTGTCACAGCTGTTCTTGCTTCCCCTGACAAACTAGCTGCACAGACTGCTCTGAAGaacccaccaccagtaccagataTCAAACAGCTGGTAGAACTGGCCGGCAAGGCAGACCTCGTCGGCATCATGAAATAGCATATATACTAACATATAGACTAGCTTCGAATATATGCCCAGTTTCACCCAGCCGATATCTCAAGTGACTCGTCATTTGACGGGTCACATTCCTTCATCCCGCATGAACACAATACATCCAATAAATAGAACCATTTTCCCTGTACATATAACCACAGCATCCAATATGCCTCCAGACACCAAATTCGACGCTGGCAAAATATCACGACACTTCGCTGTCCAAGTGTGTGCTGCCGGTGAACCAGGTAAGCAGTACCAGGGTgtggttctgcctccggcggctggggctccgccccagaccctggttgctcctgcttcgcaggagtttctcTCAACACTGGAACTAAAATAACAGGCATTACTGTACACAGTCTATGGATGAAATCGAGACAGTTCTTTTGTGGCGTCGATGAAGCTTCAAAGGAAAAATGCTGGCGGTCGTTCACCAAGATCCACAACTTCAAATTCACAGACCCTATGACATCTCAGCGGTCTACTAAAAGCCTCTTTGGCACGAGAACCGatgtcatcatcagcatgCCGGAGTATCTCAAGTACCGGTTCTTGCTGCTCACGGAGAAACCAGCGGGGCCAGATAATGCAAGTAAACCCAAAACCCAAAGTAGTACACATATGGAGTGCTAACTGATGCTAGATCAACGAGAGCGAAATGCAGATGCTACAGTTTATCGTCGGGTTTGCTGGTCCGGTGGCTGACACGGTTATCCTCTCGAGGTTTCCAGGTACCTCTTATTCCATGTTAGAAACCTTGCTAAAATCATGTCTAGTCAAAGCGGTTCAAAAGATAGGAAGTGACAGAGTTGAATATGTATATAAGCTGTATTCTGCCTTGGATGGATATGTTGAAGTGAATAATAGCCTGGCAGGCGGTGGACTACCGAGAAAGTAAAGCTGTTAAAATAAACGaggtaaaaaaaatattctgaAGAGGTAACCATGCCAGCTATCTCTCACTTCCGAGTAATAAACTagcttatttatttcattcacAAATCCCCTTCTCTCTCTCGGGTTCCTCGCAAAACTTATATGACGGTTCGGGACTGaaattacccctgagcacCCCCTGAATTCTACGCCGCACTAACCAGATCAAGCAATAGATCGCGGTGAAACATAGAAACTCGAGCCATCTTCACAAATCTTCTGTTGTACGAATCACAATGATTATTCTACTAAGGACACGAGCTGTGCTGTCTTTACATCGTCCAGCACCAAATCAACTCAATTTTGGTGCTCTAATATGTCGCACACTGAGCAATTCCTGCCAATGTCCGGCTAAACGCTCGAGCTCGTCCAACCGCTGGCTCAATCGCCAAGGAAGAGACCATTACACAAAGGAGGCCAAGATCCTCGATCTTCGGTCTCGAGCTGCTTTCAAACTCATAGAACTGAACGACAAGTTTCGTCTCCTCAAACCGGGCATGACAGTAGTAGACTTGGTACGTGCCACACTTTCAGAGGGGGgatatgcctccggcggctggggctccgccccagaccctggttgctcctctcgcttcgctcgagtcgtgtTTGGGGTTGTTTCAGTTTGGGGGAACATGGGTACTAACAACTGATAGGGTTTTGCTCCGGGATCCTGGTCACAAGTGGCAGTTGACAAGACGAGACCACTGGGGAAGGTTATTGGCGTGGATATTTTGCCGTGTCAGCCTCCTCGCGGAGTCAGTGCGATTCAAGGCAATTTCCTGAGTTCGAAGGTCCAAAATGAACTAAAAGCCATTTTGTCAGATCCACATCTTGGGAGACCACTCCCACCACGGAGAATTTTGAAACCAGGCGAAACGGATCTTGATCCTGATAGGACAATCGACCTAAGCCGAGACTCTCCAGAAACACCAGACCCGGATCCCGAGAACGAGGCAGGTCTCAGCTACATCGATAAAGAACGTCATGCGGCCGCGCACCCTCCCGAAGCGacatcatcgtcagaaAATTCAGTGGATCTAGTGTTAAGTGACATGTGCGATATACACCCCCAAACGAGCGGTTTCTGGCTCAGAAGTATTAACGACCCTTACATTAGGATGGCAAATACAAGCGGATTACAAGTGCGAGACCACGGCGCCAGCATAGTAAGTCCTGATCCCCAaactctcctgcgaagcaggagcaaccagggtctggggcggagccccagccgccggaggcagagcccccCTCCACGACTAACTCGTACCAGGACCTGTGCGACGCGGCACTGATGTTTGCAATTGACACGCTGAAACCCGGCGGCAACTTTGTGTGTAAGTTTTATACAGGATACGAGGACCGGTTCCTGGAAGCGCGACTCAAAAAAGTGTTTGCCAAGGTCAAACGCGACAAACCCGCGGCGTCCAGGAGCGAGTCTAAGGAGATGTATTTCATTGGGCTCAACAAAAAAGCAAACGTCACCCGTGAAAAAGTGTTCTACGAGTAGAACGGactctatttattttatttattcattcaCGTTTCTAGGgggagtgtgcctccggcggctggggctccgccccagaccctggttgctcctgcttcgcaggagatgtCCGGGGACGgccgacgaaacgactcgagcgcagcgagaggagcagccagggtctggggcggagccccagccgccggaggcaggctcCCTGGATTTTCGATCCTCAGTAGTAGAATGCAGGTTGGTGAAGATCATGCAGCGATATTTTGTCAGTTCTCGAGATACATATTCATTCGAGATCCGTGCCAAAGTCAGGTATTTTATAAACATGTTTCGTCGTTCAGTTATCGCCAGTGTCAGGGTTTCGTCAAGAGCCGTTGCCAGAACAGTCCCCCGTCACCAGATTGTATCGGTGACCGGAATTCGCAAGTACTCGAGCGAGTCTGACGACAAATATAACGGGTTCCCCAGTGTCAGCGACCAGCAGGCCGAGGAAATCGCCAAAAACCCATTGATCCAGAAATTGAGCAATTCACCCAAAGCTTTGGAAGCTTTAAAGAAGACTGGTGAACTGTTAAGAGAGCGTGGATACGCCGACCAGGGCGGAAAACCCAGTGTCTGGGCCCAGATGAAACTGCTTTCCGACAGCAAAGTCAGAGAGCAACTCACAATCAGTACGTACTAAAACTGCCAGAACTATCATAAACCTCTCTCTTAATCGTCCAAAACCACTTACTAACACCCCCCAGTGAAACAGACCCTGGACGAGGCTGGAATCGAGCTCAAAAAAGACGAGTAAGTACCACCAACCACCCTTCACCACCGTTCATCATCCCGCAACTAACACATATCCCAGCGTCGAGGCCCTAATGAAAGTCCTTGGATTCAGCCAGGGCGACTCTAAATAGACAGCACCGTCCGTAGCTAATCGTACATACTCGTCAATGGGGgccagtgcctccggcggttggggctccgccccagaccccgtagctcctgcttcgcaggagacccTAGACTCCGTTTCCCAGCGATACTGGGGTCCtcacgcccgactcgagcgcagcgagaggagcagcggggtctggggcggagccccagccgccggaggcaggccccccaAACagaagtataaatatattagtACGAGATTACAAGTCGACGTTCTTGGCGAGGTAGGTGAGCAGGTCGACCTTGGTGACGATGTGGACGGCCTTGACGGAGTGGTCGGCAGTGCGTTCGGTGACGACAGCGGCGGAGTTGTGCTCGAAGAAGTGGTTGAGTGCTGATAGGGGCGTGTCGACGGTGATTTCAGAGAACTTTCTCGACTTGGCACGAGGCGAAGACTTGGATTGAGCGTGTGGAGTGCCGACATCAGCAGGTCCAGGGGTGGGTGGGGTGTTGAACGAGGGTAATCGGCGGAAATCCAGCATCACGTCCTGGACAGGAGTATCAACAGTGGCTCGACCTCGAGAAATAAACGATAAAAGATTACCAAGAGTAACGAGACCAACGAGTTTATTGGATTCAGACGCAACAGGAAGCTGGTCGAATCCCTTTTCTCGCAGAAGGTCAATGACAGCACCGGTCTTAGTCGACGTTTTAACAGTAACAACAGGCTTGAGATTAAGGTCGGCAATAGTGGCTCCTTTGTATTgacttttcttctcagctTGAGCTGCTAAAGTAGCATCATCCACAAACCCGTTATACTTCATCCAGTCTTCGTCAACAAATTTAGTGAGGTACGAACGAACAGAGTCGGGTAAAACGACTACAACTGTATCGTCTTTAGTAAGACCTTTAGCAACTTttaaagcagcagcaagagcaGATCCACTGGATCCACCGACTAACAAACCCTCTTCACGAATCAGACGTCGCGACAATAAAAACGACTCTCTATCCTCGGTCTTGATCCACTCGTCGACCAACGACCGGTCCAGAACATCAGGAATGAAATCATAACCGATTCCCTCAACTTTATACGATTCAACAGAATCATTTAATGACTCAGGAACTGCCAGAATCGATCCTTTAGGATCAGCTCCTACAACCCTGACTTTAGGATTATGTTTCTTCAAAGCTCTAGCAATACCGGTAATAgtaccaccagtaccagcaccagccacTAAAACAGTGACTTTTCCGTCCGTCTGTTCCCAGATCTCTTCACCAGTACCGTATTCATGAGCCTTTGGATTATCCAAATTGCCATACTGGTCTAAAATGACGGCGTTTGGAATCTCTTTCTCCAACCGTTTGGCCACTCCGATATGCGACTCAGGAGCGTCCCAAGCAGCTTCAGTAGGAGTACGAACAATCTCAGCACCCAATGCTTTCAAAACACTGACTTTCTCGTTCGACATCTTCTCTGGCAAAGTAATAATCGTTCTATAACCCTTAACAGCACCCACAAGAGCCAATCCAATACCAGTATTACCAGACGTGGGTTCAATCAAAGTATACCCAGGCTTGATCCGGCCGGATTTCTCGGCCTCCAGCACCATCCGCTTGGCAATCCGGTCCTTGACACTTCCACCGGCATTAAAATACTCCAATTTACACACTAGAAACCCCTGTTAGTCTTGGTAGTCCGGGTTggaggggtctgcctccggcggctggggctgcgccccagaccccactgctcctctcgctacgctcgagtcggtttcgtcggcggtcctagcaaactcctgcgaagcaggagccacggggtctggggcgaagccccagccgccggaggcacaaacAACCCCCTTCACGTCCAGTGAGACATGGCGATGCACTTACGAACCGTGGCCTCGATGCCCAGCGACTGCGGGATGCGGTTGAGTCGGACCATGGGCGTGTTGCCAATCTGGTCCAGAACGGTATCTAGAATTTGGCCTGCCATTGTTACTTGTCGTTTCTGCTGGTTTCTACAGTCTCAGCACAATAATCGGATCTTTTCTGACCGGTTCTGATGCAGCTATTAACGTCGTCGTCCTCCGTGAAACGAAAATTTCACCGCCAAGTGTTCATGTACAGATCGCCCCACCGACAGCCGAGCGTTTAACCCCGGTAAATCCGGGCATGACCggggtgcctccggcggctggggcttcgccccagaccccgtagctcctgcttcgcaggagtttgctgggaccgtggacggaaccgactcgagcgaagcgagaggagcagtggggtctggggcgcagccccagccgccggaggcacgaaGGGACCCGTGcacgaaaccgactcgagcggagcgagaggagcagcggggtctggggcggagccccagccgccggaggcagcaccgcCAGAAACAGGGGTCAggtttataaatatacataGGGCGGTTTGGCGGGGATGCTAGGTGAAGATGCCGCGACGGTACCGGTCGCGGAGGTCATAGATGGTGGTGCGTTGGTCTTCGGGGAGGAAACTGATTTGCTCGTCGGTGAGGTCGAGCACTTGTTTGACGAGTGCTGCTTGTTGGGGATCGAGTGATGCCAGTGCTGTGTTGAGTCCGCCAGAAGAAGggggtggaggtggtggtggagtgTGGTatgattgttgttgtggttgatggtgctgttgctgttctAACTGGCGTTGTGTGAATTGTTGTTCCATTTGTTGGGGTTGTTGGTCTTGAGAATCTCCTTGAACAGCCTGGGTCACGACATTTGCATCGACAAGACCCATAAGTAATAGTGCTTGAACAATTCCGTAGACAAGAGTCGTGTTTGAATGGAGTAGTTCATATGCTTTGGCTGCTCCGTTATTCGTGGCTAGCAGCTTTTTCACTGAACTGATCACTTCTAACAGTTCTAGTGGTGCCAGGTGTGATAAGGTACGTGAGATGTTATCGTCGACAATGAGGTTAGATGGAAGGGTTGAAGTGGACACGGCAGGCTGAGGTGTGGTTTGGTTGCCGTACGGAGATGGCTGTCGCTGGTCATTGCTATTGTTATAgttattattgctgctgttgtagttattattattgtagttgttattgttattgctgttgtaattgttgttgtagttgttgttattgctgCTCTGGCCATATGGATCAGGGTATGCGTTTCGGGGGTCGTTTCGGGGGTCTCTGGAATCCATTCGGGAGTCCATTCTGGGATCCATTCTGGGATCCATTCTCGGATCCATTCGTGGATCCATACGGGGATCCATACGGGGATCCATTCTAGGGTCCATTCGAGGGTCCATTCGTGGGTCCATTCTGGGATCCATACGATGATCCTGCTCGCGGTCTCTAtctctgtttcttcctccaTCGCGTTCTCGACCGCCATCACGACCGCGATCCCTATCACGGTCTCgtccaccacctcctcgCCGGTCTCTATCTCTATCTCTGTCACGGTCTCTTTCTCGATCTCGACCGGTCCGACCCCGTCGTCTCGGGTCATTACCACGACCTTCTCCTGCTAATGGCTTGGTAGAAAACTCTGGTCTGAGCACTTTACCTCCTAGCATCAGTCCTGTCATGGTACCAAGAGCACGAGCTGCGGCATCGTGATTTGGAAAGTCCACAAACCCATAACTACCCTTTGATCTGTCTCGACCTCGGTCCACTAGTCTGATGCTGACCTGACCAGCACCTCGTAGTACTTTTGCAACATCGTCCTCGGTCACTCCATACGGTATATCACCGAGAAACAGCGTTCTACTCGTGGCTGCCATAATACTAGTATGTATTTACGTCTAACCACCGCTACCACTGTGGTGTGTTGGGGGTTGTGTCGATTCCGA from Sugiyamaella lignohabitans strain CBS 10342 chromosome D, complete sequence includes the following:
- the CYS4 gene encoding cystathionine beta-synthase CYS4 (Cystathionine beta-synthase; catalyzes synthesis of cystathionine from serine and homocysteine, the first committed step in cysteine biosynthesis; responsible for hydrogen sulfide generation; advances passage through START by promoting cell growth which requires catalytic activity, and reducing critical cell size independent of catalytic activity; mutations in human ortholog cause homocystinuria; GO_component: GO:0005737 - cytoplasm [Evidence IEA]; GO_component: GO:0005737 - cytoplasm [Evidence IDA] [PMID 11914276]; GO_component: GO:0005737 - cytoplasm [Evidence IDA] [PMID 14562095]; GO_component: GO:0005737 - cytoplasm [Evidence IDA] [PMID 23222640]; GO_component: GO:0005739 - mitochondrion [Evidence IDA] [PMID 14576278]; GO_component: GO:0005739 - mitochondrion [Evidence IDA] [PMID 16823961]; GO_function: GO:0030554 - adenyl nucleotide binding [Evidence IEA]; GO_function: GO:0004122 - cystathionine beta-synthase activity [Evidence IEA,IEA]; GO_function: GO:0004122 - cystathionine beta-synthase activity [Evidence IMP] [PMID 10509018]; GO_function: GO:0004122 - cystathionine beta-synthase activity [Evidence IDA] [PMID 10766767]; GO_function: GO:0004122 - cystathionine beta-synthase activity [Evidence IDA] [PMID 11948191]; GO_function: GO:0004122 - cystathionine beta-synthase activity [Evidence IDA] [PMID 19264153]; GO_function: GO:0004122 - cystathionine beta-synthase activity [Evidence IMP] [PMID 8366024]; GO_function: GO:0016829 - lyase activity [Evidence IEA]; GO_function: GO:0003729 - mRNA binding [Evidence IDA] [PMID 23222640]; GO_process: GO:0008652 - cellular amino acid biosynthetic process [Evidence IEA]; GO_process: GO:0019344 - cysteine biosynthetic process [Evidence IEA,IEA]; GO_process: GO:0006535 - cysteine biosynthetic process from serine [Evidence IEA]; GO_process: GO:0006535 - cysteine biosynthetic process from serine [Evidence IDA] [PMID 11948191]; GO_process: GO:0019343 - cysteine biosynthetic process via cystathionine [Evidence IEA]; GO_process: GO:0019343 - cysteine biosynthetic process via cystathionine [Evidence IMP] [PMID 10509018]; GO_process: GO:0019343 - cysteine biosynthetic process via cystathionine [Evidence IMP] [PMID 8366024]; GO_process: GO:0070814 - hydrogen sulfide biosynthetic process [Evidence IDA] [PMID 19531479]; GO_process: GO:0019346 - transsulfuration [Evidence IMP] [PMID 8366024]; GO_process: GO:0007089 - traversing start control point of mitotic cell cycle [Evidence IMP] [PMID 22438835]) produces the protein MVLEAEKSGRIKPGYTLIEPTSGNTGIGLALVGAVKGYRTIITLPEKMSNEKVSVLKALGAEIVRTPTEAAWDAPESHIGVAKRLEKEIPNAVILDQYGNLDNPKAHEYGTGEEIWEQTDGKVTVLVAGAGTGGTITGIARALKKHNPKVRVVGADPKGSILAVPESLNDSVESYKVEGIGYDFIPDVLDRSLVDEWIKTEDRESFLLSRRLIREEGLLVGGSSGSALAAALKVAKGLTKDDTVVVVLPDSVRSYLTKFVDEDWMKYNGFVDDATLAAQAEKKSQYKGATIADLNLKPVVTVKTSTKTGAVIDLLREKGFDQLPVASESNKLVGLVTLGNLLSFISRGRATVDTPVQDVMLDFRRLPSFNTPPTPGPADVGTPHAQSKSSPRAKSRKFSEITVDTPLSALNHFFEHNSAAVVTERTADHSVKAVHIVTKVDLLTYLAKNVDL